The proteins below come from a single Benincasa hispida cultivar B227 chromosome 4, ASM972705v1, whole genome shotgun sequence genomic window:
- the LOC120076661 gene encoding uncharacterized protein LOC120076661: protein MEAIQVWVSEHKLTTIGALWASGIGASLAYTRSRTLLKPSLRLIHARMHAQALTLAVLSGAAVYHYYEDKLAGGRSEAPASPGGK, encoded by the exons ATGGAAGCTATTCAAGTCTGGGTTTCTGAACACAAACTCACCACCATTG GAGCTCTGTGGGCATCTGGGATCGGAGCATCCCTGGCCTATACCCGATCAAGAACTCTCCTTAAGCCAAGTCTCCGCCTTATCCATGCCAG GATGCATGCTCAGGCATTGACGTTGGCGGTTCTTTCCGGCGCCGCCGTGTACCACTACTACGAGGACAAACTCGCCGGCGGCCGATCTGAAGCACCCGCTTCCCCTGGGGGAAAATAA
- the LOC120076377 gene encoding BTB/POZ domain-containing protein At3g56230, whose protein sequence is MDCSICSSLPVILRPPRNTICASCYDGAKCVINLINKLQNDHKLPTHNVSPVSPPSSSCKTLTNASKWIIDLKNREEELEEKIDFLGEFAAAFRHRIHTDIQLKPGFDASPSISAHRALLATRSEIFKNLLESDGCKAAPMESIMLPEMSHEELESLMELLYSGDLVEEKLKKHVYSLAMAGDKYEIPYLQKFCERYMLKSLNCGSALDVLEIAEVCSCRALKESAMDFIVRNMEEIVFSPGFEAFALKNPHLSVQITRASLMDARKNREN, encoded by the exons ATGGACTGCTCAATCTGCAGCTCCTTGCCGGTGATACTACGGCCGCCGCGTAATACGATTTGTGCATCATGTTACGACGGAGCAAAGTGTGTCATAAATTTGATAAACAAGCTTCAAAATGATCATAAGTTACCAACTCATAATGTCTCCCCTGTTTCCCCACCTTCCTCTTCATGTAAG ACACTCACTAATGCTTCAAAATGGATAATAGACTTAAAAAACAGAGAGgaagaattagaagaaaaaatcgATTTCCTCGGCGAGTTCGCCGCGGCTTTCCGCCATCGGATTCACACCGATATTCAACTCAAACCCGGCTTCGACGCGTCGCCTTCGATTTCCGCTCACAGAGCCCTACTG GCCACAAGATCAGAAATCTTCAAAAACCTACTGGAATCGGACGGGTGCAAGGCTGCTCCAATGGAGTCGATCATGCTGCCGGAGATGAGCCACGAGGAGTTGGAATCACTGATGGAGTTGCTGTATAGCGGTGATTTGGTGGAAGAGAAATTGAAGAAGCACGTGTACTCGTTAGCTATGGCGGGTGATAAATACGAGATTCCTTACTTGCAGAAGTTTTGCGAGAGGTACATGTTGAAATCGTTGAACTGCGGGAGCGCTCTGGATGTATTGGAAATTGCTGAAGTATGTTCATGTAGAGCGTTGAAGGAGAGTGCGATGGATTTCATTGTTAGAAACATGGAGGAGATTGTGTTTTCCCCAGGATTTGAGGCATTTGCTCTCAAGAATCCTCATCTTTCTGTCCAGATCACTAGAGCTTCTTTAATGGATGCCAGAAAAAATAgggaaaattga